In Gopherus flavomarginatus isolate rGopFla2 chromosome 1, rGopFla2.mat.asm, whole genome shotgun sequence, a single genomic region encodes these proteins:
- the DENND11 gene encoding DENN domain-containing protein 11, whose protein sequence is MVEAADEAPLLFWAEGPAVSLPQAEPERGGWSLAPGGGAAWGGPGELPRGPEAEADQIVAVFVVTFDPRSGNMVEWCLPQDIDLEGVEFKSMASGSHKVQSDFIYFRKGLCFGLACFENMPVESELERGARMKSVGILSPSYTLLYRYMHFLENQVRHQLEMPGHYSHLEAFYDDKKGVLPAGKGTSSSQPPVHWLPSIHRYMYPEMKITHPAGCMSQFIKFFGEQIFILWKFALLRKRILIFSPPPVGVVCYRVYCCCCLANVSLPGIGGTVPESKPFFYVNVADIEMLETEVSYVACTTEKIFEEKRDLYDVYVDNQNVKTHHEHLQPLLKINSADKEKYQRLNDQRQMLMYSQEVEEDCSSCEEDLFILFFMEQNNRIFQTLMEVSASQDKTLTADHARGMGLDPQGDRSFLMDLLEVYGIDVMLVIDNPCCT, encoded by the exons ATGGTGGAGGCGGCAGACGAGGCGCCGCTGCTCTTCTGGGCCGAGGGCCCCGCGGTCTCCCTGCCGCAGGCCGAGCCGGAGCGGGGCGGCTGGAGCCTGGCCCCGGGGGGCGGCGCGGCGTGGGGCGGCCccggggagctgccgcgggggccGGAGGCGGAGGCGGACCAGATCGTGGCGGTGTTCGTGGTCACCTTCGATCCCCGCTCCG GTAACATGGTGGAATGGTGTTTGCCCCAAGACATTGACTTAGAAGGCGTTGAGTTCAAATCCATGGCAAGTGGGTCGCACAAAGTCCAGTCGGATTTCAT TTATTTCCGGAAAGGTCTCTGCTTCGGCCTGGCCTGCTTTGAAAACATGCCCGTGGAGAGTGAATTAGAGCGTGGTGCCCGCATGAAGTCTGTGGGGATTCTCTCCCCTTCGTACACCCTGCTCTATAGATACATGCACTTCCTGGAGAACCAGGTTCG ACACCAGCTGGAGATGCCAGGACATTACTCCCACCTAGAGGCATTTTATGATGACAAGAAGGGGGTCCTCCCTGCTGGCAAGGGTACCTCCAGCTCTCAGCCACCTGTCCACTGGCTGCCCTCCATCCACAGATACATGTATCCAGAGATGAag ATCACACACCCCGCAGGCTGTATGTCTCAGTTCATTAAGTTCTTTGGAGAGCAGATCTTCATCCTCTGGAAGTTCGCTCTGCTACGCAAGCgcattttgatattttcaccACCGCCAGTAGGAGTTGTCTGCTATAGAG TGTATTGCTGTTGCTGCCTAGCCAATGTCTCACTGCCTGGCATTGGGGGGACCGTTCCAGAGTCCAAGCCTTTCTTCTATGTGAATGTGGCAGACATAGAAATGCTGGAGACTGAAGTGTCTTATGTGGCCT GCACAACAGAAAAGATCTTTGAGGAGAAGCGAGATCTCTACGACGTCTATGTGGATAACCAGAATGTGAAGACGCACCACGAGCACCTGCAGCCACTCCTGAAGATTAACAGTGCCGACAAGGAAAAATATCAGCGGCTCAATGACCAGAG gcagATGTTGATGTACTctcaggaggtggaggaggactgCAGCTCCTGTGAAGAGGACCTCTTTATCTT GTTTTTCATGGAGCAGAACAATCGGATATTTCAGACATTGATGGAGGTGTCAGCCAGCCAGGACAAGACCTTGACAGCTGACCATGCCCGGGGCATGGGCCTGGACCCACAAGGTGACCGAAGCTTCCTGATGGACCTGCTGGAAGTGTATGGCATTGATGTCATGCTAGTCATTGATAACCCCTGCTGCACTTAA
- the WEE2 gene encoding wee1-like protein kinase 2 — translation MIRLLNPRATMDDWDESDELIQKLDFSSCAEENEMEEDSSIQEEAPQSSSPQRSWDFQSWRVNSPLAVTPKRKVGDVSLTRTKAWVSPTVDSASSLRKNAGPAWECPGTPLHYVTWRKLQLCDTPHTPKSLLTKTAFPSTMGKFPSKGPRHLRFTPGADPDDSAQASLVNINPFTPESYRQMLFPPNGKRKARGELGDPTLSGGKVEQGLPAKRFLLRESNMVSRYKKEFLELEKIGVGEFGSVYKCIKRLDGCVYAVKRSKRPLAGSSDEQMALREVYAHAVLGHHPHVVRYYSAWAEDDHMIIQNEHCNGGSLQDALLENAKTGHYFQEAELKEILLQVSMGLKYIHSSGLAHMDIKPSNIFICHKLVTDGSAQEESDSEDDGFSSNVAYKIGDLGHVTSITNPQVEEGDSRFLANEILQEQYCYLPKADIFALALTMALAAGSGPLPRNDAMWHHIRRGNLPPIPQQLTHGFHGLLKLMVHPDPVARPSATALTKHPILRPSLGKAAQLQKQLNVEKFKTAMLERELRAARLSQTFRKDQSLGCARLESETSSKQNCNKRLVGGKNSRSFSFTWGGY, via the exons ATGATCAGGCTGCTCAAcccaaggg CTACAATGGATGACTGGGATGAGAGTGATGAACTTATCCAGAAACTGGATTTTTCCAGCTGCGCTGAAGAGAATGAGATGGAAGAGGACAGTAGTATACAAGAAGAGGCTCCTCAAAGTTCAAgcccccagaggagctgggattttcagagtTGGCGAGTTAATAGTCCTCTTGCAGTAACCCCCAAAAGAAAAGTGGGTGATGTCTCTCTGACTCGTACTAAAGCATGGGTGAGTCCCACTGTGGACTCTGCTTCATCCTTGAGGAAGAATGCTGGTCCTGCCTGGGAATGTCCTGGGACTCCACTGCATTATGTCACCTGGAGAAAACTACAGCTGTGTGACACCCCGCACACCCCCAAG aGTCTCCTAACAAAGACTGCTTTTCCTTCAACCATGGGAAAATTCCCCTCCAAAGGTCCCCGGCACTTGAGATTTACTCCTGGTGCTGATCCAGATGATTCTGCTCAGGCTTCGCTGGTCAACATTAACCCATTTACACCAGAGTCGTATCGACAGATGCTCTTCCCTCCCAATGGCAAGAGGAAAGCCAGAGGAGAGCT GGGAGATCCCACTCTAAGCGGGGGaaaggtggagcaggggctgccAGCCAAG AGATTTCTCTTGAGAGAGAGCAACATGGTTTCCCGCTACAAGAAAGAATTCCTGGAGCTAGAAAAAATTGGGGTAGGAGAATTTGGCTCTGTCTACAAGTGTATCAAACGCCTAGATGGATGTGTGTATGCTGTCAAGCGCTCGAAGAGGCCTCTGGCAGGATCCTCAGATGA GCAAATGGCATTGCGGGAAGTCTATGCCCATGCAGTGCTTGGACACCATCCCCATGTTGTGCGCTACTACTCCGCTTGGGCAGAGGATGATCACATGATCATTCAGAATGAACACTGCAACG GTGGGAGCCTTCAAGATGCGCTGTTGGAAAATGCTAAGACTGGGCACTATTTCCAAGAAGCAGAGTTAAAGGAGATCCTGCTGCAAGTCTCCATGGGACTAAAGTACATACACAGCTCTGGCCTGGCACACATGGACATCAAACCTA GTAACATCTTCATTTGTCACAAACTGGTGACAGATGGCTCCGCTCAGGAAGAGAGCGACAGTGAAGATGATGGGTTCTCTTCCAACGTGGCATATAAAATTG GTGACCTGGGCCATGTGACATCAATAACTAATCCCCAAGTGGAGGAGGGAGACAGTCGTTTTCTGGCCAATGAGATTCTGCAAGAG CAATACTGCTATCTGCCAAAGGCAGACATCTTTGCCCTTGCATTGACaatggctctggcagcagggtcaGGACCGCTGCCTCGCAATGATGCCATGTGGCACCATATTCGCAGGGGCAACCTTCCACCAATCCCTCAGCAGCTCACACATGGCTTTCATGGACTTCTTAAG CTCATGGTTCACCCTGACCCAGTTGCAAGACCATCTGCCACGGCTCTTACTAAACACCCAATTCTTCGGCCCTCTCTTGGAAAAGCTGCACAGCTCCAGAAGCAGCTAAATGTGGAGAAATTTAAGACTGCCATGCTGGAAAG